A window of Haliscomenobacter hydrossis DSM 1100 contains these coding sequences:
- a CDS encoding DinB family protein — MKKENFSRRKFISVAGVSTFAASNLILPRFGNAHSSVVSIEDNINYIGPKKGFTPQIGTLISMLDWLNETVVNVTKNLTVEQLDYLHDEDSNTIGSLILHLAATEVVYQDITFHKLEDFSKENKDKWNVAMELGPEARDKIKGNKIDYYLEAMNAVRASTKAEMKKRDDKWLLSGETKAWDWNNYCKWFHVAEHYANHRGQMTWYKKRLPK, encoded by the coding sequence ATGAAAAAAGAAAATTTTAGTCGCCGAAAATTCATCAGCGTTGCTGGAGTCTCGACGTTTGCTGCCAGTAATTTGATTTTACCCAGGTTTGGGAATGCCCATTCAAGCGTTGTATCCATTGAGGATAACATCAATTACATTGGGCCAAAAAAAGGTTTTACACCACAAATTGGCACGTTAATTTCCATGCTCGATTGGCTTAATGAAACGGTGGTTAATGTTACAAAAAACTTGACGGTGGAACAATTGGATTATTTGCACGACGAAGATTCAAACACCATTGGTTCCTTAATCCTGCATTTGGCCGCTACGGAAGTTGTTTATCAGGACATTACCTTTCACAAGTTGGAAGATTTTTCAAAAGAGAACAAAGACAAATGGAATGTGGCCATGGAACTCGGTCCAGAGGCTAGAGACAAAATAAAGGGCAATAAAATTGACTATTACCTTGAAGCCATGAACGCAGTAAGAGCAAGCACTAAAGCAGAGATGAAAAAGAGAGACGATAAATGGTTGCTTTCGGGGGAAACCAAAGCATGGGATTGGAACAACTACTGTAAATGGTTTCATGTGGCAGAACATTATGCCAATCACCGC
- a CDS encoding Rpn family recombination-promoting nuclease/putative transposase, translating into MAKKLVRFDWAMKRLLRNKANFDILEGFLSELLHDDFKIKQILESEGNKETEDDKFNRVDILVENKKGELVIVEIQNTREADYFQRMLYGTAKVIVEHIAEGQPYSKVKKVYSVNIVYFDLGQGDDYVYHGTTTFVGIHSNHELELSEKQKDLFKKSSVSALYPEYYVIKTNRFNEVAKDTLDEWIYFLKTAEIKDEFTAKGLKAASQKLDILKLNPADRKEYDRYMEAQRSDASFVETVKLEISSAVNEALKSRAEEALKKGFAVDIVADITGLTIEEVQRIADSLTQ; encoded by the coding sequence ATGGCAAAAAAACTGGTTCGATTCGATTGGGCGATGAAACGACTGCTCCGCAACAAAGCCAATTTCGACATCTTGGAGGGCTTCCTTTCCGAGTTGCTCCACGATGATTTCAAAATAAAGCAAATCCTTGAAAGCGAAGGAAACAAAGAAACCGAGGATGACAAGTTCAACCGGGTGGACATACTTGTGGAAAACAAAAAGGGTGAGTTAGTCATCGTCGAAATCCAGAACACTCGAGAGGCAGACTACTTTCAGCGAATGCTTTATGGAACAGCCAAGGTTATTGTTGAACATATCGCTGAGGGACAGCCGTATTCCAAAGTCAAAAAAGTATACTCCGTAAACATTGTGTACTTTGACCTCGGTCAGGGTGATGACTATGTGTACCACGGTACAACCACATTCGTCGGTATCCATAGCAACCATGAACTGGAATTGTCTGAAAAGCAGAAAGATCTTTTCAAAAAGTCATCGGTATCAGCGTTGTACCCGGAATATTATGTGATAAAAACCAATCGTTTCAACGAAGTCGCCAAGGATACACTGGATGAGTGGATATACTTTCTGAAAACGGCAGAAATCAAAGATGAATTCACGGCAAAAGGCTTGAAAGCCGCCAGTCAAAAACTCGACATTTTGAAATTGAACCCTGCCGACCGCAAGGAGTATGATAGATATATGGAGGCGCAACGGAGTGATGCGAGTTTTGTAGAGACAGTGAAGTTGGAAATTTCGTCGGCTGTAAATGAAGCATTGAAAAGTAGAGCAGAGGAAGCGCTGAAAAAAGGCTTCGCAGTTGATATTGTTGCTGATATTACCGGATTGACGATAGAGGAAGTTCAAAGGATAGCTGATAGCCTTACTCAATAG